In Heteronotia binoei isolate CCM8104 ecotype False Entrance Well chromosome 4, APGP_CSIRO_Hbin_v1, whole genome shotgun sequence, a genomic segment contains:
- the LOC132570002 gene encoding anti-apoptotic protein NR13-like — protein sequence MLSDLTAETRRLVDGYLRHNLSGSVLSHSYTAKTLRRVADELESREKTFFHSICSTAILVEPGRAGVHLRRVAAQMASDGGLNWGRVVALFVFTGTLATALAERGAHEEIGGLTEALVIYLSVEKREWLEAHGGWEGFYRYFNKHGSDSISRCDTKSNTIIATAGFVLAGLAFLMAVR from the coding sequence ATGCTGAGCGATCTGACAGCCGAGACAAGGCGACTGGTGGATGGGTACTTGCGACACAACCTGAGTGGTTCGGTGCTGTCTCACAGCTACACGGCCAAGACCCTGCGGAGAGTGGCTGACGAGCTGGAGAGCCGTGAGAAGACATTCTTTCACTCCATTTGCTCCACAGCAATCTTGGTGGAGCCTGGTAGGGCAGGCGTCCATTTGAGACGTGTGGCGGCGCAGATGGCATCTGATGGCGGGCTTAACTGGGGTCGAGTAGTGGCGCTGTTTGTGTTCACCGGCACCTTGGCAACAGCTCTGGCTGAGCGGGGGGCCCACGAGGAGATCGGCGGCCTGACAGAAGCAttggtcatctatctgtctgtggagAAGCGCGAGTGGCTGGAGGCGCATGGTGGCTGGGAAGGGTTCTACCGCTACTTCAACAAACACGGTTCTGATTCAATCAGCCGGTGCGATACCAAAAGCAACACTATCATAGCGACCGCCGGATTTGTCCTAGCAGGATTAGCTTTCCTCATGGCTGTGCGATAA